Proteins co-encoded in one Amaranthus tricolor cultivar Red isolate AtriRed21 chromosome 7, ASM2621246v1, whole genome shotgun sequence genomic window:
- the LOC130817435 gene encoding uncharacterized protein LOC130817435: MEIDRPHRTVSTPTTTGELFICFTSRLSKSSSMCHSSKSILSPNRITTADKTTQPAALSTSLSRRLRHNGSLRGAQSPAMFPSKKTRGSSGFADNPEPSSPKVTCIGQVRVKTKKQGKKMKMKACRSKRLSGGEPSFRCIEHPHEGLSQGIQSQQSQECGLNHRNQRWVHLPLTICEALRTFGNEFSCLFPCKSSCFSNCGGEKGDKIGEDGESSSNSCAVFRWLVSLQESESEKKRRDIELVVGGGEEVEGEVRGESIMMERECSRRRSIFDDMEFDDLFNNMKNEGEICDSGGDNEEGARVSVCIPPKNALLLMRCRSNPMKMASLSHKFWDVPLPTKDDDDDDDHGNDDKGEECEMKDVELEENIEVRGYDNEENVEQSDKFDEMLDFYLQNLPNYIEDDELNPQEIRCEILEKTHVEKDENLENGSINESIIVENKGENGQNEQDLSIILETHVVKDENLENGSTNESLIDENKVENGQNEQDLSINLEKNQQEENSNNGCSNQSLLDHDHDSTLDGEDRSDLSSTTTSSSSSNSSEEDEKQEKNPEENNKKTLPDCLLLMMCEPKVSMEVSKETWVCSTDFIRWLPDRQVKKDLSKKKPTPVERSIQRFEPASQPPVQPARSSISFPARGNLVVKGGAGSGFEPLMLTRCKSAPMRSAPAKITPTEMKCSLWGKLEPHRPATFGF, encoded by the coding sequence ATGGAGATTGATAGACCTCATAGAACTGTATCCACACCTACTACTACTGGTGAACTCTTTATTTGCTTCACTTCTCGCCTTTCTAAATCATCTTCTATGTGCCATTCTTCCAAATCAATCCTCAGTCCTAACCGTATAACCACCGCCGATAAAACCACCCAACCAGCAGCACTCTCTACCTCTCTCAGCCGTCGTCTCCGTCATAACGGTAGCTTAAGGGGTGCTCAATCACCCGCCATGTTTCCTTCTAAGAAAACAAGGGGTTCCTCTGGTTTTGCTGATAACCCTGAACCTTCTTCCCCTAAGGTTACCTGCATTGGTCAAGTAAGAGTTAAAACCAAAAAACAAGggaagaaaatgaagatgaaagcGTGTAGAAGTAAGAGATTAAGCGGTGGTGAACCTAGTTTTCGCTGTATTGAACACCCACATGAAGGATTATCACAAGGGATTCAAAGTCAACAATCTCAAGAATGTGGCTTGAATCATAGAAATCAAAGGTGGGTACATCTTCCTTTAACGATTTGTGAAGCTTTAAGGACATTTGGGAATGAATTTAGCTGTTTGTTTCCTTGTAAATCTTCTTGTTTTAGTAATTGTGGAGGGGAAAAGGGGGATAAAATAGGGGAAGATGGGGAAAGTTCATCTAATTCTTGTGCTGTTTTTAGGTGGTTAGTGTCTTTACAAGAAAGTGAAAgtgaaaagaaaagaagggaTATTGAGTTGGTCGTGGGAGGTGGGGAAGAAGTAGAGGGAGAAGTTAGAGGTGAGAGTATAATGATGGAGAGAGAATGTTCTAGAAGAAGGTCAATTTTTGATGATATGGAGTTTGATGATTTGtttaataatatgaaaaatgaAGGTGAGATTTGTGATAGTGGTGGGGATAATGAAGAGGGTGCTAGGGTTAGTGTATGTATACCTCCTAAAAATGCTCTGTTGTTGATGAGGTGTAGATCTAATCCAATGAAAATGGCTTCTCTTTCTCATAAATTTTGGGATGTTCCTTTACCAAcaaaagatgatgatgatgatgatgatcatggtAATGATGATAAGGGAGAAGAGTGTGAAATGAAAGATGTAGAATTAGAGGAAAATATTGAGGTAAGAGGATATGACAATGAGGAAAATGTTGAGCAAAGtgataaatttgatgaaatGTTAGATTTTTATCTCCAAAACTTACCTAATTATATTGAAGATGATGAGCTAAACCCACAAGAGATAAGATGTGAAATTCTAGAAAAAACCCATGTTGAAAAAGATGAAAATTTGGAAAATGGGTCTATAAATGAGTCAATTATAGTTGAAAATAAGGGTGAAAATGGTCAAAATGAGCAAGATTTGAGTATCATTTTAGAAACCCATGTTGTAAAAGATGAAAACTTGGAAAATGGGTCTACAAATGAGTCACTTATAGATGAAAATAAGGTTGAAAATGGTCAAAATGAGCAAGATTTGAGTATCAATTTAgagaaaaatcaacaagaagaAAATTCAAATAATGGGTGTTCAAATCAATCACTTTTAGATCATGATCATGATTCAACTCTTGATGGAGAAGATAGGAGTGACCTATCTAGTACTACTACTAGTTCATCTTCATCAAATTCATCAGAAGAGgacgaaaaacaagaaaaaaaccCAGAAGAAAATAACAAGAAAACATTACCAGATTGCTTACTGTTAATGATGTGTGAACCAAAAGTATCAATGGAAGTGTCCAAAGAAACTTGGGTATGTAGTACGGATTTTATCCGATGGTTACCAGATCGGCAAGTCAAGAAAGATTTATCAAAGAAAAAACCGACGCCGGTTGAACGTTCCATTCAGCGGTTCGAACCGGCTTCTCAGCCGCCGGTTCAGCCTGCAAGATCATCAATATCTTTTCCGGCTAGAGGTAACTTGGTTGTCAAAGGTGGAGCCGGGAGTGGATTTGAGCCGTTGATGTTGACGAGGTGTAAGTCGGCGCCGATGCGATCAGCGCCGGCTAAGATTACGCCGACGGAGATGAAATGTAGCTTGTGGGGCAAGCTTGAGCCTCATCGTCCTGCGACGTTTGGTTTCTGA
- the LOC130817434 gene encoding uncharacterized protein LOC130817434, with protein MASKLIHLVAHEVPNQLEFSLREAFSLLRPKLVPPLKLTISSAQEYLKLNEAIVYGVLCEPSLAQTSIKYLHAIVNDGYCLFINILSQIVDLLYLKMLESPKRQLIWVASVMIDVSGIGFGGLLVSLLRQVVGGDFSDGNLWLSHKLVDLFMSKWELILDEEPTILSSALYTYLRLLTDHYRLAYTPCLTELKQKEIVFCVRMLREQFHLCLRIGRDLVRLLQELVHIPEFRVIWKDLLLNPDSFKTSGFSDISHIYAMRTSSRYFLLRITPEMETQLRFLLTHVKLGSQKRHQIWFTRKFLYRPERETLISDIVRFICCAHHPSKEVLQSDVIPRWAVIGWLLKLCTKKYVEANVKLALFYDWLFFDEKVDNYMNVEPTMLLLANSLPKYIDVTNSLLEFLFLVVENYDIDRKNIICKGVSSAIRTLVSKGVIASLDILTSCNLLSPLVKEMLQNFMSKVQSGICKEPHPPGNFSSNMTSQTSPSLSNTQIETHNFAGLPACPENAELNTQPISVSNEGQENKFTKFIEKIRESMKFSSKMGQQSVEEILFLLINSGNEENFGDSKFLACELKKELELAGYKFFSPIGNLPTGDDADEEVQSVTASVIRTFIISKHQQIKQMLFCWSRDGCSVGARILSYALRLAYEAQLAGHGENFTNEINYKKLPLLKSHIDGYFAFTSENNTHVKKTVTFTSKVDDILVSKVIDGAFISYRNILLQGWDDSSKEINASPGKLLAADMVSCSLWKKKIFAGLFRSIFTYLPDLSLADEDVIFLLVSQLEDFDLVSIQIDVGLKKYAIFGEDVKKVLQLIRRSLYWKEVHQHKFWALIRSELTVSKFPVEKLLLDCFFSTEFDSKSSATSIGGLLGVCSSCAPTPEIVGAVMLLPNKFADFSAAILSHWTTTNALMFSSSIEDFLNKFEHKNGDARLNWDSVSMNQSALLFLIKYFEAQGVRVNMLEKLAFRNRAVPMDTG; from the coding sequence ATGGCTTCAAAGTTGATACACCTGGTTGCTCACGAAGTCCCAAATCAGCTAGAATTCTCTCTAAGAGAAGCGTTTAGCCTTCTTCGACCAAAACTAGTGCCTCCATTAAAGTTAACCATCTCTTCTGCCCAAGAGTACTTAAAACTCAACGAGGCAATCGTTTATGGGGTTTTATGTGAACCTAGTTTGGCCCAAACTTCTATAAAGTACTTGCATGCCATTGTTAATGATGGGTACTGCTTATTTATCAATATACTTTCACAAATTGTTGATCTTTTGTATTTAAAGATGTTGGAATCTCCAAAACGGCAGTTAATTTGGGTTGCTTCTGTTATGATTGATGTTTCTGGCATAGGTTTTGGCGGTCTTTTGGTATCTCTTCTGAGGCAAGTCGTAGGTGGGGATTTTAGTGATGGTAATTTGTGGCTGAGCCATAAGTTGGTTGACTTATTTATGTCCAAATGGGAATTGATATTGGATGAGGAGCCAACAATTCTGTCTAGTGCTTTGTACACATATCTTAGATTGTTGACTGATCATTATCGCCTAGCTTACACTCCATGCTTGACAGAGTTGAAGCAGAAGGAGATTGTGTTTTGTGTTAGAATGTTGAGAGAGCAGTTTCATTTGTGCTTGAGAATTGGAAGGGATCTAGTTCGTCTTTTACAGGAGTTGGTTCACATTCCTGAGTTTCGAGTTATATGGAAGGATTTATTGTTGAATCCAGATTCATTTAAGACTTCTGGGTTTTCAgatatatctcatatatatgcCATGAGAACATCGAGTAGGTATTTCTTACTTAGAATAACTCCTGAAATGGAGACTCAGCTACGATTTTTGCTTACCCACGTTAAGTTAGGATCTCAGAAAAGGCACCAGATATGGTTCACTAGGAAGTTCCTTTATCGGCCCGAGAGAGAGACTCTCATCTCTGACATTGTTCGCTTTATTTGTTGTGCTCACCACCCTTCTAAGGAAGTTCTTCAATCGGATGTCATTCCGAGATGGGCCGTTATTGGATGGTTGTTAAAATTATGTACTAAGAAATATGTTGAAGCTAATGTGAAGCTGGCCTTGTTTTACGATTGGCTTTTCTTTGATGAAAAAGTGGACAACTATATGAATGTTGAGCCTACAATGTTGTTGTTGGCAAACTCTCTACCTAAGTATATTGACGTCACCAATTCTCTATTGGAGTTCTTGTTTCTAGTTGTAGAAAATTATGATATAGATAGGAAAAATATCATCTGCAAAGGCGTATCGTCTGCTATAAGAACGCTAGTCAGCAAAGGAGTGATTGCTTCTCTTGACATTTTAACTTCTTGCAATTTGCTTTCTCCTCTTGTCAAAGAGATGCTTCAAAATTTTATGTCCAAGGTTCAATCTGGAATATGTAAAGAGCCTCATCCACCCGGAAATTTTTCTTCTAATATGACATCCCAGACGTCACCTAGTTTGTCAAATACGCAAATTGAAACGCATAATTTTGCTGGACTTCCTGCATGTCCTGAAAATGCTGAATTGAATACTCAGCCAATTTCTGTAAGTAATGAGGGCCaagaaaacaaattcacaaaattcattgaAAAAATAAGGGAGTCAATGAAATTCTCAAGCAAGATGGGCCAACAAAGTGTGgaggaaattttatttttgctcATAAATTCTGGCAATGAAGAAAATTTTGGTGACTCTAAATTTCTAGCTTGTGAATTGAAGAAAGAACTTGAGCTGGCTGGGTACAAGTTTTTTTCACCGATCGGAAATCTCCCAACCGGTGATGATGCTGATGAGGAAGTTCAATCTGTAACAGCTTCCGTCATTCGTACCTTTATAATTTCTAAACACCAGCAGATCAAACAGATGTTATTTTGTTGGTCAAGAGATGGTTGTTCAGTTGGTGCTCGAATATTATCATACGCATTAAGACTTGCATATGAAGCTCAATTAGCAGGCCATGGAGAAAATTTTACAAATGAGATCAATTACAAAAAGCTGCCCCTGCTGAAGTCTCATATTGACGGATATTTTGCATTTACAtctgaaaataatactcatgtTAAAAAAACAGTTACTTTTACTTCTAaggttgatgatatattggtatCTAAGGTAATTGATGGTGCATTCATCTCTTATAGGAACATACTTTTACAGGGTTGGGATGATTCAAGTAAAGAAATAAATGCATCTCCTGGTAAGCTCCTGGCAGCTGATATGGTGTCTTGTTCATTGTGGAAGAAAAAAATTTTTGCGGGTCTTTTCCGCAGCATCTTTACTTATCTTCCTGATCTATCCCTTGCTGACGAAGATGTTATATTTTTACTTGTCAGTCAGCTGGAAGATTTTGATCTTGTATCGATACAAATCGACGTGGGATTGAAAAAGTACGCTATATTTGGCGAAGATGTCAAAAAAGTTCTTCAACTAATTAGAAGATCTCTTTACTGGAAAGAAGTACATCAGCACAAGTTCTGGGCCTTAATTAGATCAGAGCTCACAGTTTCCAAGTTTCCTGTTGAGAAGTTGCTTTTAGACTGTTTTTTCTCGACTGAGTTTGATTCGAAATCAAGTGCTACATCTATTGGAGGTCTTTTGGGGGTATGTAGTTCTTGTGCTCCGACTCCAGAAATTGTCGGTGCTGTGATGTTATTGCCAAACAAGTTTGCTGATTTTTCTGCTGCCATCCTCTCTCATTGGACCACGACTAATGCATTGATGTTCTCCTCTAGTATAGaagattttttaaataaatttgagCATAAGAATGGGGATGCTCGACTTAACTGGGACAGCGTGTCGATGAATCAATCCGCTCTTTTGTTTTTGATAAAATACTTTGAAGCACAAGGTGTTCGTGTTAATATGCTCGAGAAACTGGCATTCAGGAACCGTGCAGTTCCTATGGATACCGGATAA
- the LOC130817433 gene encoding uncharacterized protein LOC130817433 — protein sequence MTSVTAFVDGDLSNDLINLIIPDQGKREEDKEKGNHMGIVVVSDGVCAICLDAIELQETALIKGCEHAYCVNCILQWATYHEHPKCPQCKNPFESLSVHRSLDGSLHDYMLEESVCLLVRASWFKPLVVEPQDDFYDDFDEIFYYQYQYQIEYENLEDEDLEDAYFNTPSLCIGNRRWGHNGYVRAGRQEARPVLRSNPQNVNACSSRQRKQKEVQRESDAGSSHSPKQKEVGKDLMGRRAKRAQKREAADKAAAAKHQQHLVRLGRLPVSDVGVEENHTSL from the exons ATGACTTCAGTCACCGCCTTTGTTGACGGAGACCTAAGTAACGATCTCATTAACCTTATTATTCCAGATCAG GGAAAGAGAGAAGAGGATAAGGAGAAAGGGAATCATATGGGCATTGTGGTGGTGAGTGATGGGGTATGTGCAATTTGTTTGGATGCTATTGAGCTCCAAGAAACTGCCCTCATCAAAGGTTGCGAACATGCCTACTG TGTGAACTGTATTCTACAATGGGCAACCTACCATGAGCATCCTAAATGCCCTCAGTGCAAAAATCCATTTGAATCACTTAGTGTTCATCGTTCGCTTGATGGAAG TTTGCATGACTACATGTTGGAAGAAAGCGTTTGCCTGCTTGTGAGGGCTTCGTGGTTTAAACCCTTGGTTGTGGAGCCTCAAGATGACTTCTATGATGATTTTGATGAGATTTTTTACTATCAATATCAATATCAGATTGAATACGAGAATCTCGAGGATGAGGATCTTGAGGATGCTTACTTCAATACACCAAGCTTATGCATTGGCAACCGAAGGTGGGGACATAATGGATACGTTAGGGCAGGTCGCCAGGAGGCTAGGCCGGTTTTAAGATCAAACCCCCAAAATGTTAATGCTTGTTCTTCCCGTCAGCGGAAGCAGAAAGAGGTACAAAGGGAGTCTGATGCAGGCTCTTCTCATTCGCCTAAGCAAAAAGAGGTTGGGAAGGATCTAATGGGTAGACGTGCCAAGAGGGCTCAAAAGCGCGAAGCTGCTGATAAGGCTGCTGCTGCGAAACATCAACAACACTTGGTTAGGTTAGGTAGGCTTCCAGTTTCTGATGTGGGTGTTGAGGAAAACCACACAAGCCTGTAG